The sequence CTGCTCGTTCAGGAGCTTCAGGTAGAAAGGCGCATCATCCATGGTCAGTTCGCGTATGGTGAGTCGGTCTGTGGTCAGCGGTTTCATTTACTCTCCTGGAGATAGGCGACGTGGTGCCCATGCGCTGAGGGTGATCCCTGTGGGTTCACTCCGCATGAGTCTGCCTGGAGCACGGCGTTGCTTCCGGCAAACAGTCAGGGTAGCCATCCAGTTGCCACTTTGGCAAGGGGGGAAAAACGTCTGTTATTCTGGTGTGAATTCGATACTATGAGCGATCCCACTTCGGGAGAGCAAAGGGAGAGCGGTGATGATAGAGACGGAACGTGTAGTGCTCAGGCCCTTTGAATGTGAGGACGCCGAAGCAGTGTTTGCCATAAGCGCAGACCCCAGGGTGACCCGCTATACCGGCGACGGTGACCGTGTGAAGACCCTGGAGGATGCCAGTGAGATCATCGCCAAGGTGTTTTTCCAGGATTACGCCACCTATGGTTATGGCCGCTGGGCTGTGGTCTGGAAGGAGACCGGTCAGGTGATCGGCTTCTGTGGACTGAAGTATCTGCCTGAGATGAAGCAGACCGACTTTGGTTACCGCTTCATTCCGGAATTCTGGGGCAAGGGCATTGCCACAGAGTGTGGCCGGGCCATGCTCGACTACGCCAGCCAACATTGGGACACCGGCCCCGTGGTGGCCATGACCGACCCTGAAAATGATGCCTCCCATAGGGTGCTGCTGAAGCTGGGCTTCGAGCAGGACGGCATGGTGGAGTATTGGGGCGAGCAAGTCAGATTTTACAAGCAAGGAAACTCTTAAGTGACAACCACTGGAAAACCTTTGATGGCGGCGCTGGTTGCGCTGTCGCTGTTCATCGGTGCCTCCCCAGTTGAGGCCAATCAACCCTCCATCTACAGCCATATGGACACCACTCACCCGGTCTGGGCTGAGCATGGCATGGTGGCCAGTCAGGAGCGGCTGGCCAGTGAGGTGGGGGTGGAGATCCTTCGCCAGGGGGGCAATGCGGTGGACGCTGCCGTGGCCGTTGGCTTTGCCCTGGCGGTCACTCTGCCCAGAGCCGGCAACCTTGGGGGCGGCGGGTTCATGGTGGTGCACCTGGCCGAGTCCGGCAAGGACATCGCCATCGATTACCGTGAGATGGCCCCTGGCCTGGCTCACAGGGACATGTTCCTCAACGAGGAGGGGGACGCGGTCTCCGACCTCTCCCGCTTCCATGGGCTGGCAGTCGGGGTGCCCGGCACTGTTCGCGGCCTGGAGCTGGCCCTGTCCAAGTACGGCACCATGAGTCTGAAACAGGTGGTGGCCCCGGCCATCGCACTGGCACAGAAGGGGATTCAGGTGACTCCGGATCTGGCCAACAGCCTCAAAGGCCTGCAAAAGCGCCTGGGCCGCTGGGAAAGCACTCAGAAGGTGTTCTATAAGGCCGGCGGTGGCCTCTATGCCCCGGGCGAGTTGCTGGTGCAGCAAGATTTGGCAGACTCTCTCAAGCGCATTGCCGATAAGGGCAGTGACGGTTTCTACAAAGGGGAAACCGCCCGCCTTATCGCCAAAGCGGTGCAGCAGGCCGGTGGGGTCATGAGCGAGGCCGACCTGGCCAACTACCGGGCTGTGGAACGCCAGCCAGTGCGGGGTGAGTATCGCGGCTATGAGGTGATCTCCATGCCGCCGCCCTCTTCAGGGGGCGTGCACATCATTCAGATGCTCAACATGCTGGAACATAAGCCCATCGGCGAGATGGGGGCAGGCAGCGCTCAGAGCATCCACTGGATGGCAGAGACCATGCGTCGTGCCTACGCCGATCGCAGCGAATACCTGGGGGATCCGGACTTCACCAAGGTGCCTGTGGCCGGCCTGACCGATCCCGACTATGCCGCCCAGCTGCTCAAGGGCATTGACCCAAACAAGGCCACGCCTTCCAGCACCATCAAGCCGGGCAACCCCATCCCCTATGAGAGCGACCAGACCACCCACTACTCTGTGGTGGACAAGTGGGGCAATGCGGTGTCCAACACCTATACCCTGAATTTCAGCTATGGCTCCGGTCTGGTGGCTGAGGGCACGGGTATCCTGCTCAACAACGAGATGGACGATTTCTCCGCCAAGCCCGGCACCCCCAACGGTTATGGTCTGATTGGTGGCGAAGCCAATGAGGTTCAGCCCGGAAAGCGTCCTCTTAGTTCCATGAGCCCCACCATAGTGATGAAGGAGGGCAAGCCCTTCCTGGTGACCGGCAGCCCTGGTGGCTCCCGCATCATCACCACCACCTTGCAGGTGATCATGAATGTGGTGGATCACGGCATGAACGTGGCTGAGGCCACCGCCGCGCCCAGGGTGCACCATCAGTGGTACCCGGACGAGATTCGCGCCGAGAAGAGCATCAACCCGGACACCAAACGGATTCTGGAGTCCATGGGGCACAAGGTGAAGGTGAAGTCTTCCATGGGCAGCACCCAGTCCATTATGGTCACCGATGAGGGGCTGATGGGCGCCTCCGACCCCAGACGCATGGGCGCCGCCACCTTAGGTTATTAAAGGGAATGTAACAGCTCACGAATCAGTAAAAAGGCCTCCAAAGGAGGCCTTTTTGGTGTCGGGCTTGCCCGTTGACTCATCTGATTCAGATGATTTCAGCGTTTTGTCCTCTCTGAGCTGTAAATGGTTGTAATCAGATTCAGAACTTTGCTTACGGCCTGAAGGGAACTTTGGCCAAAGATCTCACTCTTTGGCAGGATGTGAACTTATACACGCTTCTGGTTGCTAATTGGTTGTTTTTCTGGAACAGAACAATCGGGGCGTGCAGACTCTGCCGTCGCAAGGATTGCACCACCACGCGACTTTAGCTCGCGAACAAGATATTTCACGCAGCAGAAGGCTTCCTACCATAGGAAGCCTTTTGTATTTTGGCCCGCTGTGTGTTCCTTTCTGCCACCGCTTGGTGACAGCCATTTACAAATTTTCTCTGCCGCCTTTGTTACAACTTCGCCCCGAGACAACGCAATCTAGGGCAGCAGTGTGAAATCCAATCAGACCGGTTTTTTAAGACTTATCCATGCAACTCGATACTCCTGGCTCGGCCTTAAAGCCGCCTGGAGGTGTGAGGCGGCGTTCCGTCAGGAGCTGGTGGGTTTTCTGGTACTGGCGCCCCTGGCTCTGTGGTTGCCTGTCAGCGGACTCGAGACGCTGTTGCTGATCGGTTCAGTGGTGGCGCTGATCATCGTCGAGTTGCTCAACTCCGCCGTCGAGGCAGTGGTTGATCGCATCGGAGACGAGTTCCATCCCCTTTCAGGTCAGGCTAAAGACATGGGATCGGCGGCGGTGCTGTTGACCCTGCTGATGGCTGCTGCCACCTGGGCCTACGTGTTGTTCTCCAACTTCTTATAAAAAACAACAACCTTTGGATGACAATATGTTTGATAATCTGCGCCGGCGGATGGGGTTACTCTACCCCATTGTGTCCGCATTGGGGGTGGCGCTGCTGGTGATGACCCTGTCGCGGGCCGGCTTGGCTTTGTGGCAATGGGATCGGGTAACCGCAGCCGAGGGGTGGGGCACCCTGTTTCTGAGCGGCTTAAGGGTGGATCTGTCCGCCTTGAGCTACCTGTTTATCCTTCCTGCACTCCTTTGCGTCCTCCTTGCCGGCAGCGGCACATTAGGCCGAGGCTTCCTCAAGGGTTTGCGCCTGTTTCTGGTGGTGGCGCTGTGGTTTGTGGTGTTTATGGAGCTGGCGACCCCCAGTTTCATCCTGGAGTATGACGTTCGGCCCAACCGTCTCTTCTACGAATACCTCAAATACCCCCAGGAGGTGTTTGGCATGCTCTGGAGTGGCTATAAGCCGGAGCTGTTTATCGGCTTTGTGGTCAGCAGCCTGACCTTGCGGTTGGCCTGGGGCTGGAGTGGCAACTGGATCAGCGACCTCAGCGCGCCCCGCTGGTATTGGCGGCCGGTATTGGCCTTGTTGGTGGTGATCATTGGGGTTGGGGGGGCGCGCTCCTCTCTGGGGCACCGGCCCCTCAATCCGGCTTTGGTGGCTTACTCCACGGATCCACTGATGAACGATCTGGTGCTGAACTCCGCCTACTCCATGGTGTTTGCCTTGAAACAGGCGGAATCGGAAGACAGCGCCTTCGATTATTACCCTGAGATGGACCGTCAGGAGATCGTCCAACGGGTTCGCGCGGCCACCAGCCTGAGTGCTTCCGACTTCGTCTCCGGCGCCTTTCCCACCCTGGCCGAACACCCCGCCAGCTTTCAGGGCAAACCCAAAAATCTGGTGATCCTGCTTCAGGAAAGCCTGGGCGCTCGCTACGTGGGTGGGCTGGGCGGCCTGCCGCTGACCCCAAACCTGGATAAGTTGATAGAACAGGGGTGGAACTTCAACCGGATGTACGCCACCGGCACCCGCTCGGTACGCGGCATCGAAGCGGTGACCACAGGGTTTTCTCCGACGCCAGCCCGGGCGGTGGTCAAGCTCAATGACAGCCAGCGTAACTTCTTCTCCATCGCCGATCTGCTGCGAAGCCATGGTTACCACACCCAGTTCATCTACGGTGGAGAGAGCCATTTCGACAACATGAAGAGCTTCTTCCTGGGCAACGGCTTCGTCGATATGCAGGACTTTCCCACTTTCGAGACCCTGAACTTCGAAGGGGCCTGGGGGGCCTCCGATGAGGACCTCTACATCAAGGCACACCAGCAGTTCACCAAACTGCACGGGCAGGGCAAGCCCTTCTTCAGCCTGGTGTTCACCTCCTCCAACCACAGCCCCTTCGACTACCCCAAAGGGCGCATCGAACCCTACAACCAGCCGGATCAGACCCGGGAGAACGCAGCCAAGTATTCAGACTGGGCGCTGGGGCAGTTTATGGCGAAAGCCCGGACGTCCGAGTACTGGAAAGACACCCTGTTTTTGGTGGTGGCGGATCACGACTCACGCACCTATGGGGACAAGCTGGTGCCCATCAACCATTTCCGCATTCCGGCGGTGATTGTTGGGGACGGGGTCGAGCCCAGGCAGGATAACCGTCTGGCCAGCCAGGTCGATCTGGCGCCGACCCTTTTGTCCCTGATGGGCATCAGTGATCAACACCCGATGATAGGCCATGATCTGACCCGCGAGGTGCCCAGAGAGAAGCTCAGGGCGATGATGCAGTACTACAAGAACTTCGCCTGGATGAACGATGACAATGAGGTGGTGATCTATACGCCGGAACAGGCGGCCCAGGGTTTCCTGTATGACCCAGTGGCCAGCAGCCTTACGCCCAAGGCACAGCCTGAGGAGATGGAACGAACCGCCCTGGCCAATGCCCTGTGGGGCTCATTGGCTTATTACCAAGGTTTGTACCCTGGTGTGGAGAAGCAGGTCAGGGTAGCCAGAGAGGAGTCCGGCGCCAATTTGGCACAGGGGGTGGGAGCCCCCTAGTATCACACAAAGGCAAAAGGGGCGCCGATGGCACCCCTTCTTGTCACTGGTATTGGCTGTTATGCAGAGAGTAGCGAAGCGCGGAGCTCTTCCACTTCTCTCCCCCTTGCCAGCGTTTCAAGAAGGTCTCGCCGTCCAGTATCACCCGACCGCCCACGGAGGTGACCCCCAGTTCGAACAACACCTCTGGCAGCAATCCGACCGAGGGGCCAATCAGCGCCACTTCGTCGGCGTCCTTGACCAGGGGCAGCAGGGTGTTGAGGGTGTGGTTGATGACTGTGGTGCCGGTGATCAGGATCTTGTTGCAGTAGGTCAGGGCCTGAGGGTCGGTGGTGACCAGCAGGTTCTCCTCCGCCCGCGCCAGCTCGGCTTTGAGTTCAATCACGGTGACCGGAATGCCCTGCTCCTTGAGCGAGTCGATAAGGGGAGGAAAGAAGCCCACCATGCCTACCCGGTCTCCAGCAGTGAGTTTCAGCAGGGCCAGGGTGTCCTCGGCCTTGCTGTACTCAAACCCTCTCTCCCTGAGCAGCTTCTGACTGATGGCATTCAGTGCACCTGAGCCCAGCACCTGTTGCCAGGGGGCTGGTTCAAGATACAGCTTGGCCAGTTCCGTGACCGGCTGACCAAGGAACTGCTGATAGAGGCTGTCATCCTGAAGTACCTTCAGGGCGCCGCCCAGCTTGGTGTAGGTCAGGCCTATGGTGCCGTCGTCCAGCTCAATGGCGCCGAACTTGGCGTTGGGGTTGCTGTCCAGGCCCTCTTTCATGATGTGAATGGCCCGAACCTTGGGAATCGCGTTGGTTTGCAGTGCGCCAATGATGCGCTGATAGACAGAGTTCATGGTGTCAGTCAGTGGTGAGTTTGCCCCAGTATACTCCGGGTAATCAGGGGGAAATGAGAGCTAAGACAGGTTTAACCCAGTGAAGTGCTCGGATAATCAGGGTGATCCGCAGCGGCAGACGGCCACTGGGGACTGGTGGCAGTGACTGTTAATGAACTCAGAGGGGAATTAAGGGGCCGGGACGGCGGCCCCTGGAGGGTTAGATTTCGATGACTACCTTGCCTTTGGACTGGCCGCTGGCCAGTCGGGCATGGGCCTGACCGGCCTGGGCCAGGGTAAAGCTGGGCTCATCCACGATGGGGGTCAGTTTGCCTGCTTCGGCGACCTCGGTCAGCTTGGCCAGGATCTGGCCGTGAGTCTCACGCTGGACGTCATGGAGCATGGGGATCAGCATGAAGACCACGTGCAGAGACAACCCTTTGAAATGGGCGGTGGAGAGGTCCATCTCCACCAGGCTGACGGTGGACGCCACCTGGCCATTGAGCTTGGACGCCTGGAAGGAGTTCTCCATGTTGGCGCCGCCGACAGAGTCGAACACCACGTCGAAACCCACCCCATCGGTATGCTTGGCCACGTAGTCGGCCACAGGCTCCTGGATGTAATCGATGGGGGTGGCACCCAGTTGCTCAACCAGCGCCAGCTTGTCGCTGCCTGTGGCAGTGGAGAACACCTCGGCGCCCAGGTCGTTGGCCAGTTGCAAGGCGATGTGGCCCACGCCGCCGGCGCCGCCATGAACCAGCACTTTCTGACCGGCCTGGGTACCGGCGCGTTGCAGACCCTCGAAGGCGGTGATGCCCACCAGAGGAATGGCGGCCGCTTCTTTCATGGAGAGGTTTTTCGGCTTGCGGGCGATAAGCCTGGCATCCGCCAGCATGTATTCGGCTAGGGTGCCCTGCAGATCAGCCAAACCACCGGCACAGCCATAGACCTCGTCGCCGACGGCAAAATCGGTGACGCCCTCGCCGACCGCGTCAATGGTACCGGCAAAGTCCATGCCCAGTACTGCGGGCAGGGAGGGTGACAGTGGCAGCGCTTCCCCCATCTGACGAATCATGGTGTCCACGGTATTGACGCTGGTGGCGGCGACCCGCACCAGCACGTGTCCCGGCTTCAGCTCCGGCTTGGCGATCTCCGCCAGTTCAAATACGTCAACGTCGCCGTAGCTCTTGATAATGGATGCTTTCATCTTAGTGGTCCTTGATAAGCCTGAATCGGCTGTGGTCGATTGATGACATCGATGATATTTACCTTGCTTGATATTGATAATTGCCAGCCGCAGCGAATCAGTTTTTAGTTTTTGATGAAAATATTCCGGGTATAGTGTGGGTACTGGAGAGCAGGGTGGATAACAATGAACATTGAATACCTTAGGTTGTTTGTGCGGGTGGCTTCGACGCATAACATCAGTCAGGCGGGCAGCGAGTTGGGCTTGTCCCCAGCGGTGGCCAGCGCTCACATTAATAAGCTGGAAGCCAGCCTCGGCGTGCGTCTGGTGCACCGCACCACCCGAAAAGTGTCGCTGACCGAGGAGGGGGAGGCCTTTTTGCCGCACGCCGAAGAGGTGCTTTCCACCGTGGATGCCGCCAGGGCGTCGGTGGGGGCCGGTAAGGCGTCCCCATCCGGGACCTTGAGAATCACCGCCCCTGCCTCCTTTGGGCGAATGCACATGATGCCGGCGCTCAAGGGGTTTATGGCTCAATACCCCGAATTGTCCATTGATCTGCGGCTGACCGACTCCATTGTGGATCTGGTGGAGGGGGGCTTCGACATCGCCATTCGCAATGCCCTGCTTAAGGATTCCAGCCTGATCGCCCGCCAGCTGGCTCCGGACAGAAGGATTCTCTGCGCGTCGCCACAGTACCTGGAACAGCATGGGGAGCCCGGTCATCCGGAGGAGCTACGTAATCACAACTGCGTCCACCTCACGGGGCTGGAGAACTGGGTGTTTGATGCCCCTGAGGGGCAGGTGAGCATCAAGGCCAAAGGCAATCTGAGGAGCGATCACGGCGAGGCAGTGCGAGATGCCTGCGCCAACGGCATGGGCATCGCCCTGTGTGCCACCTGGATAGCCTATGAGCATCTGAAACGGGGAGAACTGGTGGAGATCCTCAAGGATTACCCTCTGGTGTCGGACACCGCCATCTGGGCCGTCTATCCAAGCTCTCGGCTGCTGGCCCCCAAGGTTCGCGCCTTTATCGACTACTTTGCCCAGTACTACGGCATGCCGCCCTACTGGGATGCCTAGGCCAGGATGGCCTCAACCGATGACAATCAATGGGTTGGGGCTGCCGTTTACTTTTGGTTGAAAAAGTTTCAAGGGCTGGCTGATGTAAGTCGGTTGGCCGGGCCTTTACCATGTCGCTCTTCAAGGGCGCCCTCCTTGCCGTTTCCAACTACACAGAGGTAATCCAGCTTGCTCAGTCCTCTCAGCCGCTCATTGGCCAGCCAGCTGTTCCGCATGACCCTGCCGATGATTGTCGGGGTTTTGTCGATCATGAGCTATCAGCTGGTGGACAGTGTGTTCATCGGCCGCCTCGGTGTTCAGCCTCTGGCTGCCCTGGGTTTCACCATTCCGGTGTACCAGCTGATCATCGGCATCCAGGTGGGCGTGGGCATCGCCACCACTGCGGTGATCTCCCGTGTGTTGGGAGAAGGCAATGACGCGCGGGCCAGAGAGATTGCCACCCTAGTGCTGGCGTTGGGGGCCCTGACCATACTGGCGCTGTGTCTCGCCATCTGGGTCGGCCAGGAGGCCATGTATGGTTTGCTGGGGGCTCAGCCTGAGCTGTTTCCTGTGCTCAAGGCTTACTGGTTGCCATGGCTGGCGAGTGCCTGGTTCGGCGCCATGCTCTACTTTGGTTACAGCCTCTACCGCTCCCACGGCCAGACAAAACGGCCAGGGGCGGTGATGGTGCTGACCAGTGTGCTGAACCTGGTGCTGGATCCTCTGTTTATCTTCACCCTGGATATGGGGATTGCCGGTGCCGCCTGGGCAACCATCTGTGCCCTGGGCGCAGGTTGCATCATCATCTTCAGGGGAGTCATCGCCAACGGCTGGCTGAACATCAGGCTCAGCCTGGGCGACAGCCTGGCCAATGCATCTCAGCTGACCCGTGTGATGTTGCCGGCGACCACCAGCCAGTTCATTCCGCCGGTGGCGGCCATGGCGGCCACGGCGCTGGTGGCGGGGTTTGGAGAAAATGTGGTGGCGGCCTGGGGGCTGGGGTCACGAATCGAGCTGTTCTCCATTGTGGTGGTGCTGGCCCTAACCATGGCGCTGCCTCCCATGGTGGGCAGGCTCAGGGGACAGGGGGAGTTCGACAAAATTCGCTTGCTGGTCAACCTGTCCATGGCCTTTGTTGTGCTCTGGCAGCTGCTGGTGGCCCTGTCAGGCGTGATGTTCTCCTCTTCCATCAGCCTGCTGATGGCCAATGATCCTCAGGTGGCGGTGATCCTGGCCAGCTATCTGAACTGGGTGCCGCTGAGCTTTGGCGCGCTGGGGATCTGCATGGTGCTGGTGTCCGTGGCCAATGCCCTGGGCAAACCGGCCCGGGCACTGCTGATCTCTGCGCTGAGGCTGCTGGGGTGCTATCTGCCTTGCCTGTGGCTGGGAACCGAGCTGGGAGGCGAACAGGGCCTGTTTATTGGGGCCATGGTTGGCAACTTTGCCGCTGGCATCATGAGCTGGGTGCTGTATCGGGGCTGCTTTGAGCAGATGCAGAGTGCATCCCGGCTTGCTGTGGCCAATGCAGGGCGATGCTCTGAGTCGGCCTGAGATTAGCCAGCACCAGTACTCATAGGGCAGCGCCAGTTGCGTATCGTCGGGGCCTCATTGCCGATTATTGCACTCACTGGGTGAGCTGATTGACCAGGAAAATACAGCTTGCCGGTTTGGAGTGGCAGGGTTTATTAAACCTAAACTGTGCCGACATCCATTCAGCTGTCTTTCTAACGCCTGAATTCCAATGTAACTATATACATCTTATTTAAACTCTTTCCAACATCAGCTCAATTATCGGACTGACAAAGCCTTGCTAACCTTTTAAACACGCTTGGAAGACTTTTCAGGTCACCATTTATTTTGTGTTTAGTTGGAGAGACATAATGGCTTATCAAGGATATACCACATTCAGTGCCGAACAAGATGGCGGCGTATTAACTGTCACTTTTGATTTTGGTCCGGTGAATGTACAGGGTCAGGAGATGCTCGAAGACCTGATGGGTCTGGCCATGCGTCTGGAACGAGATCGCAGCGTCAAGGTGGTGGTGTTTCAGTCGGCTAACCCGGAAATCTGGGTGTGCCATTACGACACCAATCTGCTGAAGGATATGTCCACAGACGCCGTCTCGCGTTCAGAGGCTAAACTGCTGGATCTGCAGGTGGTACTGGAGAGAATCAGCAAGCTGCCTCAGGCGACCATTGCCAAGCTTGAAGGGGTGGCCCGCGGCGGCGGTCATGAGTTTGCTCTGGCGTGCGACATGCGGTTTGCGGCCCGAGGCAAATTTAAGTTTATGCAGATGGAAGTGGGGATGGGGATTCTTCCCTGCGGCGGCGGAGCGTCCAGGATGGCCCGTCAAACCGGCCTGGGCCGGGCTTTGGAGATCATTCTCAGCGCTCGTGACTTCACCGCCGATGAAGCACAAGCCTATGGAACCATCAACAAGGCGTTGGATCCGGAAGAGATTGGCGAGTACGTAGACAGCTTGGCCAAACGTATCGCCGCGTTCCCGGCAGAGTCCATCAATGCGTGTAAGCAAGCCGTGTATGAATCCATCGACAAGCCCATTGATGAGGCGTTGAAAGCCGAAGCGTACTGGCTCTACCAAGCGACCAGTAAAACACCGGCCATCAAACGGTTTCAAATAGCGGATGAAAAGGGGCTGGAATATGACCTGGATAATCAGCGCAATTGGAATGACTTGGTGATGAAGGTACAGGAGATCAATTGATC is a genomic window of Ferrimonas sp. YFM containing:
- a CDS encoding GNAT family N-acetyltransferase, with the translated sequence MIETERVVLRPFECEDAEAVFAISADPRVTRYTGDGDRVKTLEDASEIIAKVFFQDYATYGYGRWAVVWKETGQVIGFCGLKYLPEMKQTDFGYRFIPEFWGKGIATECGRAMLDYASQHWDTGPVVAMTDPENDASHRVLLKLGFEQDGMVEYWGEQVRFYKQGNS
- the ggt gene encoding gamma-glutamyltransferase; translation: MAALVALSLFIGASPVEANQPSIYSHMDTTHPVWAEHGMVASQERLASEVGVEILRQGGNAVDAAVAVGFALAVTLPRAGNLGGGGFMVVHLAESGKDIAIDYREMAPGLAHRDMFLNEEGDAVSDLSRFHGLAVGVPGTVRGLELALSKYGTMSLKQVVAPAIALAQKGIQVTPDLANSLKGLQKRLGRWESTQKVFYKAGGGLYAPGELLVQQDLADSLKRIADKGSDGFYKGETARLIAKAVQQAGGVMSEADLANYRAVERQPVRGEYRGYEVISMPPPSSGGVHIIQMLNMLEHKPIGEMGAGSAQSIHWMAETMRRAYADRSEYLGDPDFTKVPVAGLTDPDYAAQLLKGIDPNKATPSSTIKPGNPIPYESDQTTHYSVVDKWGNAVSNTYTLNFSYGSGLVAEGTGILLNNEMDDFSAKPGTPNGYGLIGGEANEVQPGKRPLSSMSPTIVMKEGKPFLVTGSPGGSRIITTTLQVIMNVVDHGMNVAEATAAPRVHHQWYPDEIRAEKSINPDTKRILESMGHKVKVKSSMGSTQSIMVTDEGLMGASDPRRMGAATLGY
- a CDS encoding diacylglycerol kinase; this translates as MKSNQTGFLRLIHATRYSWLGLKAAWRCEAAFRQELVGFLVLAPLALWLPVSGLETLLLIGSVVALIIVELLNSAVEAVVDRIGDEFHPLSGQAKDMGSAAVLLTLLMAAATWAYVLFSNFL
- a CDS encoding LTA synthase family protein codes for the protein MFDNLRRRMGLLYPIVSALGVALLVMTLSRAGLALWQWDRVTAAEGWGTLFLSGLRVDLSALSYLFILPALLCVLLAGSGTLGRGFLKGLRLFLVVALWFVVFMELATPSFILEYDVRPNRLFYEYLKYPQEVFGMLWSGYKPELFIGFVVSSLTLRLAWGWSGNWISDLSAPRWYWRPVLALLVVIIGVGGARSSLGHRPLNPALVAYSTDPLMNDLVLNSAYSMVFALKQAESEDSAFDYYPEMDRQEIVQRVRAATSLSASDFVSGAFPTLAEHPASFQGKPKNLVILLQESLGARYVGGLGGLPLTPNLDKLIEQGWNFNRMYATGTRSVRGIEAVTTGFSPTPARAVVKLNDSQRNFFSIADLLRSHGYHTQFIYGGESHFDNMKSFFLGNGFVDMQDFPTFETLNFEGAWGASDEDLYIKAHQQFTKLHGQGKPFFSLVFTSSNHSPFDYPKGRIEPYNQPDQTRENAAKYSDWALGQFMAKARTSEYWKDTLFLVVADHDSRTYGDKLVPINHFRIPAVIVGDGVEPRQDNRLASQVDLAPTLLSLMGISDQHPMIGHDLTREVPREKLRAMMQYYKNFAWMNDDNEVVIYTPEQAAQGFLYDPVASSLTPKAQPEEMERTALANALWGSLAYYQGLYPGVEKQVRVAREESGANLAQGVGAP
- a CDS encoding DUF364 domain-containing protein gives rise to the protein MNSVYQRIIGALQTNAIPKVRAIHIMKEGLDSNPNAKFGAIELDDGTIGLTYTKLGGALKVLQDDSLYQQFLGQPVTELAKLYLEPAPWQQVLGSGALNAISQKLLRERGFEYSKAEDTLALLKLTAGDRVGMVGFFPPLIDSLKEQGIPVTVIELKAELARAEENLLVTTDPQALTYCNKILITGTTVINHTLNTLLPLVKDADEVALIGPSVGLLPEVLFELGVTSVGGRVILDGETFLKRWQGGEKWKSSALRYSLHNSQYQ
- a CDS encoding zinc-dependent alcohol dehydrogenase family protein, whose amino-acid sequence is MKASIIKSYGDVDVFELAEIAKPELKPGHVLVRVAATSVNTVDTMIRQMGEALPLSPSLPAVLGMDFAGTIDAVGEGVTDFAVGDEVYGCAGGLADLQGTLAEYMLADARLIARKPKNLSMKEAAAIPLVGITAFEGLQRAGTQAGQKVLVHGGAGGVGHIALQLANDLGAEVFSTATGSDKLALVEQLGATPIDYIQEPVADYVAKHTDGVGFDVVFDSVGGANMENSFQASKLNGQVASTVSLVEMDLSTAHFKGLSLHVVFMLIPMLHDVQRETHGQILAKLTEVAEAGKLTPIVDEPSFTLAQAGQAHARLASGQSKGKVVIEI
- a CDS encoding LysR family transcriptional regulator: MNIEYLRLFVRVASTHNISQAGSELGLSPAVASAHINKLEASLGVRLVHRTTRKVSLTEEGEAFLPHAEEVLSTVDAARASVGAGKASPSGTLRITAPASFGRMHMMPALKGFMAQYPELSIDLRLTDSIVDLVEGGFDIAIRNALLKDSSLIARQLAPDRRILCASPQYLEQHGEPGHPEELRNHNCVHLTGLENWVFDAPEGQVSIKAKGNLRSDHGEAVRDACANGMGIALCATWIAYEHLKRGELVEILKDYPLVSDTAIWAVYPSSRLLAPKVRAFIDYFAQYYGMPPYWDA
- a CDS encoding MATE family efflux transporter: MLSPLSRSLASQLFRMTLPMIVGVLSIMSYQLVDSVFIGRLGVQPLAALGFTIPVYQLIIGIQVGVGIATTAVISRVLGEGNDARAREIATLVLALGALTILALCLAIWVGQEAMYGLLGAQPELFPVLKAYWLPWLASAWFGAMLYFGYSLYRSHGQTKRPGAVMVLTSVLNLVLDPLFIFTLDMGIAGAAWATICALGAGCIIIFRGVIANGWLNIRLSLGDSLANASQLTRVMLPATTSQFIPPVAAMAATALVAGFGENVVAAWGLGSRIELFSIVVVLALTMALPPMVGRLRGQGEFDKIRLLVNLSMAFVVLWQLLVALSGVMFSSSISLLMANDPQVAVILASYLNWVPLSFGALGICMVLVSVANALGKPARALLISALRLLGCYLPCLWLGTELGGEQGLFIGAMVGNFAAGIMSWVLYRGCFEQMQSASRLAVANAGRCSESA
- a CDS encoding enoyl-CoA hydratase/isomerase family protein; the encoded protein is MAYQGYTTFSAEQDGGVLTVTFDFGPVNVQGQEMLEDLMGLAMRLERDRSVKVVVFQSANPEIWVCHYDTNLLKDMSTDAVSRSEAKLLDLQVVLERISKLPQATIAKLEGVARGGGHEFALACDMRFAARGKFKFMQMEVGMGILPCGGGASRMARQTGLGRALEIILSARDFTADEAQAYGTINKALDPEEIGEYVDSLAKRIAAFPAESINACKQAVYESIDKPIDEALKAEAYWLYQATSKTPAIKRFQIADEKGLEYDLDNQRNWNDLVMKVQEIN